One segment of Solanum stenotomum isolate F172 chromosome 1, ASM1918654v1, whole genome shotgun sequence DNA contains the following:
- the LOC125878395 gene encoding uncharacterized protein LOC125878395 — protein sequence MASSKNEESGAQDAAERIKAAALSAAKGLSRAQAERAATAAARNVNAYGQKEEGPSRWQERKEAKRQMYLMSTEKQVRLGERKDKPSGSTPVAASQCQKCFQAGHWTYECKNERVYISRPSRTQQLKNPKLRMKVSVSSDLENPDIEKEMKSEKPVKKSKRKHKSDTESGTDSEASVFESGSEASSVTGSDYSSAESDSSDSSSTDSEEERMRKRKNKKKKQQKKRRHRKYSSTSESSDSYSDSGSDSEGRTSRKKSSKRHSKKR from the coding sequence ATGGCATCCTCTAAGAATGAAGAAAGTGGTGCTCAGGATGCAGCAGAAAGGATTAAGGCTGCAGCCTTGTCAGCTGCAAAAGGTTTGAGTCGTGCTCAGGCTGAGCGTGCTGCTACTGCTGCTGCTAGAAATGTCAATGCATATGGCCAAAAGGAAGAAGGACCCAGCCGATGGCAGGAAAGAAAAGAAGCAAAGAGGCAGATGTATTTAATGAGTACTGAGAAACAGGTGCGACTGGGTGAAAGGAAAGACAAGCCTTCAGGTTCCACTCCTGTTGCAGCTTCACAATGTCAGAAATGTTTCCAGGCAGGGCACTGGACTTACGAGTGCAAGAATGAGAGGGTGTACATATCACGACCATCTCGCACGCAGCAGCTGAAAAATCCCAAGTTGAGGATGAAAGTTTCAGTATCTTCTGATCTAGAAAACCCAGATATTGAGAAGGAGATGAAGAGTGAAAAACCTGTGAAGAAGAGTAAGAGGAAGCATAAGTCAGATACAGAGTCAGGGACTGATAGTGAGGCTTCAGTGTTTGAATCTGGCAGTGAGGCGTCATCAGTCACAGGGTCAGATTATTCTTCTGCGGAGAGTGACTCAAGCGACAGTTCTTCAACTGATTCAGAGGAAGAGAGgatgaggaagaggaagaacaagaagaagaagcagcAGAAGAAGAGAAGACACCGGAAATACAGCTCAACATCTGAGTCCTCTGATTCATACTCAGATTCCGGGTCTGATTCTGAAGGGAGGACTAGCCGTAAGAAGAGCAGCAAGAGACATAGCAAAAAGCGGTGA